One genomic region from Sander lucioperca isolate FBNREF2018 chromosome 3, SLUC_FBN_1.2, whole genome shotgun sequence encodes:
- the lrrc4cb gene encoding leucine-rich repeat-containing protein 4C, translated as MLNTMISSLQRQTMRGRRLKGALSNPLFVLLLALQILVVAGLVRAQTCPSVCSCSNQFSKVICTRRSLRDVPDGISTNTRYLNLQDNLIQVIKVDSFKHLRHLEILQLSKNHIRSIEIGAFNGLASLNTLELFDNRLTTIPNGAFEYLSKLKELWLRNNPIESIPSYAFNRVPSLRRLDLGELKRLSYISDGAFKDLSNLRYLNLGMCNLKEIPNILPLVRLEELEMSGNQLSVVKPSSFLGLVNLQKLWMMHAQIQTIERNSFDDLQSLVELNLAHNNLTFLPHDLFTPLHRLERVHLHHNPWNCNCDILWLSWWLKEAVPANTSCCARCHSPAVFKGRYIGELDHSYFQCDVPVIVEPPSDLNVTEGMGAELKCRTSSLTSISWLTPNGSLVTHGAYKVRLSVLNDGTLNFTSVTMQDTGTYTCMVSNTAGNISASAVLNVTSVENSGVTYFTTVTVETIETPGDDSQTPLPPFGWVSSSTTKGTPVSTRTTERTYTIPVLDLDGEGALNGLDEVMKTTKIIIGCFVAITLMAAVLLVIFYKMRKQHNQQDPDGPASSMEVITVEEELAGVAAMERHLTLPPLEHYNHYNTYKSTYHHAPMLSTIHSSTTQEPLLIQACSKDNVQETQI; from the coding sequence ATGCTGAACACAATGATCTCTTCCCTCCAGCGCCAGACAATGAGAGGTCGTAGGCTGAAGGGGGCGCTGTCCAACCCCCTCTTTGTGCTGCTTTTGGCCCTCCAGATCCTGGTGGTGGCTGGACTGGTTCGCGCTCAGACCTGTCCTTCTGTCTGCTCATGCAGCAACCAGTTCAGCAAAGTAATATGCACCCGCCGCAGTCTACGGGACGTCCCCGATGGCATTTCCACCAACACTCGCTACCTGAACCTCCAGGACAACCTCATCCAGGTCATCAAGGTGGACAGTTTCAAACATCTGCGCCATCTGGAGATCCTGCAGCTGAGCAAGAATCACATCCGCAGCATTGAAATTGGCGCCTTTAATGGACTGGCCAGTCTCAACACTTTGGAGCTCTTTGATAATCGGCTCACGACAATCCCCAATGGAGCATTTGAGTACTTGTCTAAGCTGAAGGAATTGTGGCTACGGAACAACCCCATCGAAAGTATACCATCTTATGCCTTCAACCGGGTCCCCTCGCTTCGAAGGCTGGATCTAGGTGAGCTCAAGCGTCTCTCCTACATTTCAGACGGAGCCTTCAAGGACTTGAGCAACCTGCGCTACCTGAATCTGGGAATGTGCAACCTCAAGGAGATCCCCAACATCTTACCTTTGGTCAGGCTTGAAGAGCTAGAAATGTCAGGAAACCAGCTCTCTGTTGTCAAGCCCAGCTCCTTTTTAGGATTAGTGAACCTCCAGAAGCTGTGGATGATGCATGCCCAGATCCAAACAATCGAGAGGAATTCCTTTGATGACCTTCAGTCACTGGTTGAGCTCAACCTGGCTCACAACAACCTTACCTTTTTACCACATGACCTCTTCACACCATTGCATCGCCTGGAGCGGGTCCACCTCCATCACAACCCTTGGAACTGCAACTGTGATATCTTGTGGCTCAGCTGGTGGCTGAAGGAGGCAGTACCTGCCAATACTAGCTGCTGCGCCCGTTGCCATTCTCCTGCAGTCTTTAAAGGTCGCTACATTGGGGAATTGGACCACAGCTACTTCCAGTGTGATGTTCCTGTCATTGTGGAGCCACCCAGTGATTTGAATGTGACAGAAGGCATGGGTGCAGAGCTTAAATGTCGTACCAGCTCGCTGACATCCATCAGCTGGCTTACACCAAATGGCTCGTTGGTGACACATGGGGCTTATAAGGTGCGTTTGTCTGTACTCAATGATGGGACACTGAACTTTACTAGCGTCACAATGCAGGACACTGGGACTTACACCTGTATGGTAAGCAACACAGCAGGCAACATTTCTGCCTCTGCTGTGCTTAATGTCACTTCTGTGGAAAACAGCGGAGTGACCTATTTTACCACAGTCACCGTGGAGACCATTGAGACTCCGGGGGATGATAGCCAAACGCCACTTCCCCCATTTGGCTGGGTGTCATCCTCTACAACAAAAGGGACTCCTGTTTCAACAAGGACCACAGAGCGGACTTATACAATTCCAGTTCTTGATCTGGATGGAGAGGGAGCCCTCAATGGCCTAGATGAGGTGATGAAAACCACCAAGATTATCATAGGCTGCTTCGTGGCCATCACACTTATGGCTGCTGTTCTGCTGGTTATTTTCTACAAGATGAGGAAGCAGCATAATCAGCAGGATCCTGATGGCCCTGCCTCCTCCATGGAGGTCATTACAGTTGAAGAAGAGCTTGCAGGTGTCGCTGCCATGGAGAGACACCTAACGCTGCCCCCTCTGGAGCACTACAACCACTACAACACCTACAAGAGCACTTACCACCATGCTCCTATGCTCAGCACCATACACAGCTCAACCACACAGGAACCTTTACTGATTCAAGCCTGTTCAAAAGACAATGTACAAGAGACCCAAATCTGA